The genomic stretch GCGCAAAGATCAACGACCGCCAAATCGCGTGAACTTGAATTTTGTACAGACGACAAACGCAACGGGGCTCGCTTGATCCTACGTCCCCATCACTTGATGACTGTCCCGTTCTATCGCATTGACAAGAGTTGTCAGCCGATCGGTGTTTTTGCAGTGCGGGAACATTTTAATCGGCCAGCTAATGGCCTTCGGCACCACATCAACGTATCGTTCAGAAGATCGGTGTGCGGAGACCTACGATGAGACTACGCGCGCTGTTGTGCTTGTCCGGATCGCGGATTCTCGCCGTAGGAACTGCGCGCGCCGTTGTTCGGGGGCAGTTTGGGAATATCCCTGACGATGTTCGCGCATGGTTCAAATGCGTGCGTAGCCCCGCCGGCGTTCCTTGCCGTGACATTTCCGACGGGCATCGAACGATCTACGACGTGCGTGTGGGAGTCTACTGGGTACCGATCGACGGTGTCTGGTGGCAGGTCCCGGAGAAAGCGATCGTTCGAAGCGTAGGTAATCCGTTAGGTGAAGCCGTTGTCTGGTATGTCAATGTTCGCGGCAATATCGACATCCGTTGTTTCGTTCCGGCCGATGCGAGTTAGGATAGCAAGAGGGTAACGATGGTTGGTTTTGTTGCGGCGCGATATCCATCGGAACCGATCGCTGGTGTGCGGCTGTATCGATCGACATTTGTGTTGTGGAATGTGTGGGTCCGTATCAAGCATGATACCGGTCAAAACCAACAAGAGTTGCCGATCGTTGGAGGCTTAAATGAAAGGTACGTCATCGCCGGACGATCCGTCTGCCTATCTTGAAAACCTGATGCATGCGGGCCAGCAATCGATGAAGCGGTTTGACGATGCGCTCGCGGCGGCAATGGGAGTATCCGACAAGAGCTCGGCCCCCATGGGTCAGGTCTTTTCGCCTTTTGCGTTCGCGATAGATATGCAGCGCGAGTACGTCACGCAAATCTGGCGGTTCTGGAACGCCGCGGTCATAGGGACACTTACCCTCGGCACAAAACCTGCGATCCTGCCAGTTCGCGGCGACAAGCGCTTCAAGGACCAAGCGTGGCAGGAGACGCCTTACTACGATCTTCTCAAACAATCGTATCTCCTCGCCTCAACACAACTTCACGAGCTGGTTGATCACGCACAGGTCGATAACAGAACGAGGCTGCAGCTTCGTTTTTACGCGCGTCAATTCATTGACGCGATGAGTCCCTCAAATTTCCCCGCGACCAATCCGGAAGTCATACGGAAAGCAATCGAAACCCGCGCGGCGAGTCTTACCGCCGGAATCCAGAATCTGATCGAAGATATTCAGAAGGGACGAATTACGAGGGTCGACGAATCTGCTTTTGAAGTGGGTGGTAACCTCGCAGTTACACCGGGCTTCGTCGTCTTTGAGAACGAATTGATCCAACTGATCCAGTACACGCCGAAGACGCCCGACGTCGAGAAGACGCCGTTGCTGATTGTACCGCCTTGCATCAACAAATATTATCTTCTCGATCTAGGTACAGGGAATTCGCTTGTCGAATATGCCGTCGCCCAAGGTCATCAGGTCTTCCTGATTTCCTGGCGGAGCGCGGTGCCTGAGATCGGACATCTGAGCTGGGATGATTATTTGAGGCTTGGCCCGCTCAAGGCTATCGATGTGGTACGCGATATCGCCAACGTCGACGAAGTTCACGCGCTCGGTTTCTGCGTTGGGGGCACTATTTTGAGCTGCGCAGGGGGGGTGCTCGCCGCGCGTGACGAAAACAAGCTCGCGACCATCACGCTTTTGACCACCATGCTCGACTTTACCGACACAGGCGATATCGGCCTGCTGATCGACGAGGGCTCGGTTGTCTTGCGAGAGGCGACGATCGGAAGAGGCGGCGTCCTTCCCGGCAAAGAGTTGGCCTTCACGTTCGGAACGTTACGCGCCAACGATCTGATCTGGCGCTATGTGGTCGACAGCTATCTGAAAGGCGCGACGCTTGACGCATTCGACCTGTTGTACTGGGACTCCGACAGCGTCAGCCTGCCAGGCCCGATGTATTGCTGGTACGCGCGCAATACATATTTGGAGAACAACATCAAGAAACCGGGCAAGACCACGCAGTGCGGAGTTCCCATTGACCTCTCCTGTGTCAAAGTGCCGCTCTATATGCTGGCCTCGCGTGAGGATCACATTGTTCCATGGCAGACCGCGTACCGCTCGAAGGATCTGATCGGAAAAGACCAACGCTTCGTCCTCGCGGCTAGCGGTCACGTTGCTGGCGTCATTAACCCGCCGGCCCGCAACAAACGCAGCCACTGGCTGAATGATGACCTGGCATGCGACGCGAAGGATTGGCTCGAGAATGCCGAAGAGAGACCCGGGAGCTGGTGGCCCGATTGGGATGTTTGGATGAAGCGACACTCCAGCGGGGTGATTCCTGCGCCGGCGCAGGCCGGCAACGCCAACTATAACGTCATCGAGCCGGCACCTGGCCGTTACGTGAAGCAAAAATCAAACTGAAAGAAGCCAAGAAAGGATGGAAACGCCCGTCAATAGGGGCTTTTCTGATTCTCAGATCGTCGCGAAATTCTCAATTTCGAGAGTTTGAGGCTGAAATTGGCGAAATCTCCGGCGAGGAATGCGACAAGCGATGCGTGCTTCCGTGTCGGCCGGTTGAACGGTG from Bradyrhizobium sp. Ash2021 encodes the following:
- a CDS encoding class I poly(R)-hydroxyalkanoic acid synthase is translated as MKGTSSPDDPSAYLENLMHAGQQSMKRFDDALAAAMGVSDKSSAPMGQVFSPFAFAIDMQREYVTQIWRFWNAAVIGTLTLGTKPAILPVRGDKRFKDQAWQETPYYDLLKQSYLLASTQLHELVDHAQVDNRTRLQLRFYARQFIDAMSPSNFPATNPEVIRKAIETRAASLTAGIQNLIEDIQKGRITRVDESAFEVGGNLAVTPGFVVFENELIQLIQYTPKTPDVEKTPLLIVPPCINKYYLLDLGTGNSLVEYAVAQGHQVFLISWRSAVPEIGHLSWDDYLRLGPLKAIDVVRDIANVDEVHALGFCVGGTILSCAGGVLAARDENKLATITLLTTMLDFTDTGDIGLLIDEGSVVLREATIGRGGVLPGKELAFTFGTLRANDLIWRYVVDSYLKGATLDAFDLLYWDSDSVSLPGPMYCWYARNTYLENNIKKPGKTTQCGVPIDLSCVKVPLYMLASREDHIVPWQTAYRSKDLIGKDQRFVLAASGHVAGVINPPARNKRSHWLNDDLACDAKDWLENAEERPGSWWPDWDVWMKRHSSGVIPAPAQAGNANYNVIEPAPGRYVKQKSN